TTTGTGGAAACCGCTGGTGTCAGCGACCTTGACGGCGCTTGCGATGCTGGTCTGCGAGCCCGTTTCGTTGGAGTGGACGGTGGCGATCATGGTGTTCGGGTCCTGCCCGCGCATCTCGACGACATCCAGCTCCGGCGGCCAGGAGCCGTCGGCCGGAAGCAGCCAGAAGGCCGGCCAGACGCCCTGGTCGTCCGGCATGTCGGCGCGGATCTCGAAATAGCCGTAGGTCTGGGCAAAGGACGAATGGGTCGTGAGCAGGCCGGAGGTATAATCGAAACCGTTGATCTCGGCCTGAATGGCATCGGACGCCGGCGCCGCGGTGATCGTCAGGACACCATTGTTGACAGAAAACGGATTAGCGGATGCCGTCGGCTGGTAGGCCGGATTTATATACCATTGCAGTTCGCCGTTACCCGTGAGCGTGCTTCCCTTTTCGGGTGCCCACCAGAATTTGGCATCCCAGATACCGCTCGCGCCGTCATGAAGCTGGAGGGTGTTGAAATCGTCGGAAAAGCTCTGCGTCAGAGCAGAGCGGTCGAGGCTCAACTGGAACTGGCTTGCCTGCAGTTCGTCGACGGTCGTATCGGCGAAGACCAGGCTTTCGCCATTGGCGAAGCTAAGGCGGAGATTGGCCCCCTCCTGCACCATATTGTCGAGCATCTGGTCGAACGAGGTGACACCGTAGCCGTTCAGCCGCACGACATCATTCGAACTGAAATCGGTAATCAGATCGCTGCCATTGCCCTTCGAAAAGACAAAGATGTCGGCGCCGCCCGCCCCGGTCAGCACGTCGTTACCGCCGTCGCCGTCGATCGTCTGGCTGCCGGAGCCGCCGGTGATGATATTGTCGCCGTCATTGCCGAAGGCGAAACGTCCGTTGCCGGTGACGGTCAGGTTCTCGAAATTGTCCGGCAACGTATAGCTCATCCAGGTGTTGATTGTATCGACACCCTCGCCCGCCACCTCGCGCGCTCTATTAATCCCGGAGTAGAGATAGTAAATGTCGTCGCCTTTGCCGCCAATCATGGTGACATTGACGGAACTGTCGCCCCAAATGGAATCGTTGCCGGACGTCCCGTAGAGTGTGGGGCCCGATCCGGTGGCGGAAAACCACGCAGTCGAACTTCCGCTGTAATAAAGCGGCTTGCCCACGGCGTTCAGCACAGTTTTGCTCATAAAAACATCTCCGATTTATCTACTCGGTCTCCTCCACTGGGCCGCGCAGGCCCTACTCCACCCGGCCGGGAACCTAACATCGGGTTTTCCGACGATCTACCGTGTGACCTTGGGGGTTCTAAGGCAGGCGGCGTATGTGCCTATCCGGAACAAACCCGCCCGTGCCGCGTTTCCC
The genomic region above belongs to Sinorhizobium mexicanum and contains:
- a CDS encoding family 16 glycosylhydrolase, whose amino-acid sequence is MSKTVLNAVGKPLYYSGSSTAWFSATGSGPTLYGTSGNDSIWGDSSVNVTMIGGKGDDIYYLYSGINRAREVAGEGVDTINTWMSYTLPDNFENLTVTGNGRFAFGNDGDNIITGGSGSQTIDGDGGNDVLTGAGGADIFVFSKGNGSDLITDFSSNDVVRLNGYGVTSFDQMLDNMVQEGANLRLSFANGESLVFADTTVDELQASQFQLSLDRSALTQSFSDDFNTLQLHDGASGIWDAKFWWAPEKGSTLTGNGELQWYINPAYQPTASANPFSVNNGVLTITAAPASDAIQAEINGFDYTSGLLTTHSSFAQTYGYFEIRADMPDDQGVWPAFWLLPADGSWPPELDVVEMRGQDPNTMIATVHSNETGSQTSIASAVKVADTSGFHKYGVLWTEDEIVWYFDDVAVAHADTPSDMHEPMYMLVNLAVGGIAGTPADGLVDGAEMKIDYIKAYSLDTDWHI